The Phragmites australis chromosome 15, lpPhrAust1.1, whole genome shotgun sequence genome window below encodes:
- the LOC133892922 gene encoding DNA (cytosine-5)-methyltransferase 1B-like: MVKSPRSPLSTGTKRCRAKPQKKGKESTEDCGLENGSQHATKEVHHGVENGDGPATRKRPRRAAACCNFKEKSIRLSDKTSVVTVKKNRMEEEEIDAVNLTKHGSEDQPPCRKLIDFILHDADGNLQPFEMSEIDDFFITALIMPMDDDLEKEHEQGVRCEGFGRIEDWAISGYEEGTAVVWVSTELADYECVKPASSYKSYFDHFYEKAQVCVEVCRKLTRSAGGNPDQSLEELLASVVRSINAIKGYSGTMSKDLVISIGEFIYNQLIGLDQTAGNDDEKFATLPVLLALRDQCKSRVELTKLPSNISNASLKIKDTDCEEITEDDDAKLARLLQQEEEWKMMKNQRGRRGTPAQKNVYIKISEAEIANDYPLPAYYKPSSQEMDEYIFDSDDNMFSDDVPARILDNWALYNADSRLISLELIPMKSGAENDIVVFGSGFMREDDDSCCSTAESAKLSSSSSKADQLDAGVPIYLSPIKEWLIEFGGSMICISIRTDVAWYKLRQPTKQYAPWCEPVLRTARLAVSIITLLKEQSRASKLSFADVIKKVAEFDKGNPSFISSNIALVERYIVVHGQIILQQFADFPDETIRRSAFVTGLLMKMEQRRHTKLVMKKKTQVMRGENLNPSAAIGPASRRKVMRATTTKLINRIWSDYYAHHFPEDSKEGDGNETKEIDEEQEENEDEDAEEDVQTEEEKISKAPPSTRSRKLVPQTCKEIRWEGEASGKTSSGESLYKCAYVRELRIAVGGVVALEDDSRETVMCFVEYMFQKLDGAQMVHGRILQKGSHTVLGNAANEREVFLTNDCLEFELDDIKDLVTVNIQSMPWGHKYRKENSEADKVEQAKAEERKKKGLPIEYFCKSLSWPEKGAFFSLPCDKLGLGSGVCSSCDHVEPDCDGLKILSKTSFVYRKVTYNVNDFLYIRPDFFSQDEDRATFKAGRNVGLKPYAVCHLLAIHEAAVSKKLNPASAKVSARRFYRPDDISSAKAYASDIREVYYSEDVVDVPVDMIEGKCKVRKKVDLSNSDLPVMIEHVFFCEHLYDRATGALKQLPPNVMSMVQKTTGALRKNKGKQICESDQVDSGKWVDVPKENRLATLDIFAGCGGLSEGLQQAGVSFTKWAIEYEEPAVEAFRKNHPEAVVFVDNCNVILKAIMDKCGDTDDCISTSDAAEQAAKLGEENINNLPVPGEVEFINGGPPCQGFSGMNRFNQSPWSKVQCEMILAFLSFAEYFRPKFFLLENVRNFVSFNKGQTFRLAVASLLEMGYQVRFGILEAGAFGVAQSRKRAFIWAAAPGETLPDWPEPMHVFASPELKITLPDGQYYAAARSTAGGAPFRAITVRDTIGDLPEVENGASKLTLEYVGEPVSWFQKKIRGNMIALNDHISKEMNELNLIRCQHIPKRPGCDWHNLPDEKVKLSSGQMVDLIPWCLPNTAKRHNQWKGLYGRLDWEGNFPTSVTDPQPMGKVGMCFHPDQDRIITVRECARSQGFPDSYQFAGNIQSKHRQIGNAVPPPLAYALGRKLKEAVDANCDSGETA, from the exons GAACAAAAAGGTGCAGAGCAAAGCCGCAAAAGAAGGGGAAGGAATCCACTGAAGACTGCGGATTGGAGAATGGATCTCAGCATGCTACAAAAGAGGTGCATCATGGAGTTGAAAATGGTGATGGCCCTGCTACCCGCAAAAGACCAAGGAGAGCAGCGGCTTGTTGTAATTTCAAAGAGAAATCCATACGCTTATCTGACAAAACCTCTGTTGTCACGGTCAAGAAAAATCGGATGGAAGAGGAGGAAATAGATGCTGTCAATCTGACAAAACATGGATCGGAAGATCAACCACCTTGCCGGAAATTGATTGATTTCATCTTGCATGATGCAGATGGGAATCTGCAACCCTTTGAAATGTCAGAAATTGATGACTTCTTTATAACAGCTCTTATCATGCCCATGGATGATGATCTAGAAAAAGAGCATGAACAAGGAGTACGCTGTGAAGGATTTGGGCGAATTGAGGACTGGGCAATATCTGGTTATGAAGAAGGTACTGCTGTTGTCTGGGTGTCGACGGAACTTGCTGACTACGAATGTGTGAAACCAGCAAGCAGTTACAAATCTTACTTTGACCATTTTTATGAGAAGGCACAGGTGTGTGTTGAAGTTTGCAGAAAGCTTACAAGATCAGCAGGTGGGAATCCTGACCAGAGTCTGGAAGAATTACTTGCCAGTGTTGTTCGTTCCATTAATGCCATCAAAGGATATAGTGGAACAATGAGCAAAGATTTGGTGATCTCCATCGGGGAGTTCATATACAACCAGCTTATTGGATTGGATCAGACAGCAGGCAATGATGATGAGAAGTTTGCTACCCTGCCAGTTCTTCTTGCTCTAAGAGATCAGTGCAAATCAAGGGTGGAATTAACCAAGCTGCCATCTAACATCTCGAATGCAAGTCTGAAAATTAAGGACACAGACTGTGAAGAGATAActgaagatgatgatgcgaAATTAGCTAGGTTActgcaacaagaagaagaatggaAAATGATGAAGAATCAGAGAGGTAGACGTGGAACACCAGCCCAGAAAAACGTCTACATCAAAATTAGTGAAGCTGAGATTGCCAATGACTATCCTCTTCCTGCATACTATAAACCTTCGAGCCAAGAAATGGATGAATACATATTTGACAGTGATGACAACATGTTTTCTGATGATGTGCCAGCGAGAATACTCGATAACTGGGCTTTGTACAACGCGGATTCCAGGCTTATATCTTTGGAATTAATCCCTATGAAATCAGGAGCAGAGAATGATATAGTTGTCTTTGGGTCTGGTTTCATGAGAGAGGATGATGACAGTTGCTGTTCTACAGCTGAGTCTGCGAAATTATCTTCTTCCTCGAGCAAAGCTGACCAACTGGATGCAGGAGTCCCTATTTATCTGAGCCCAATAAAGGAATGGCTTATAGAATTTGGTGGCTCAATGATTTGTATAAGCATTCGAACAGATGTGGCCTG GTACAAGCTACGCCAGCCAACAAAACAATATGCTCCTTGGTGTGAGCCTGTACTGAGAACAGCAAGGCTTGCTGTTAGCATCATCACCCTGTTAAAAGAGCAAAGTCGTGCTTCAAAGCTTTCTTTTGCTGATGTCATAAAAAAGGTGGCGGAATTTGACAAAGGGAACCCCTCATTTATATCGTCGAACATTGCACTAGTTGAGAGATATATTGTGGTACATGGACAGATAATACTTCAGCAGTTTGCAGATTTTCCAGATGAGACTATCCGTCGGAGTGCATTTGTCACTGGTCTTTTAATGAAGATGGAACAGAGGAGACATACAAAGTTGGTCATGAAGAAAAAAACTCAAGTAATGAGGGGAGAGAATCTGAACCCAAGTGCAGCTATTGGCCCAGCATCAAGAAGAAAAGTTATGCGTGCAACGACAACAAAGTTGATCAACAGGATATGGAGTGATTACTATGCACACCATTTCCCTGAAGATTCCAAGGAGGGAGATGGAAATGAAACAAAAGAAAtcgatgaagaacaagaagaaaatgaggatgaggatgctgAAGAGGATGTACAGACTGAAGAGGAAAAAATCTCAAAGGCTCCACCTTCAACACGGTCTCGAAAGTTAGTGCCACAAACTTGTAAAGAAATTAGATGGGAAGGTGAAGCATCAGGGAAAACATCTTCTGGAGAATCTTTATACAAATGTGCTTATGTTAGAGAACTCAGGATAGCTGTTGGAGGAGTGGTGGCACTAGAAGATGATTCCAGAGAAACAGTCATGTGCTTTGTTGAGTACATGTTTCAGAAACTTGATGGTGCACAAATGGTTCATGGAAGGATACTGCAAAAAGGTTCGCATACAGTTCTTGGCAATGCTGCAAATGAGAGGGAGGTATTCTTAACTAATGATTGTTTAGAATTTGAATTagacgacatcaaggatttggTTACTGTCAATATCCAATCAATGCCTTGGGGTCACAAGTATAGAAAAGAGAATTCTGAAGCTGATAAAGTTGAGCAGGCCAAAGCggaagagaggaagaagaagggcctGCCAATAGAATATTTCTGTAAAAGCTTATCCTGGCCTGAGAAGGGAGCCTTCTTCTCCCTTCCCTGTGATAAACTGGGTCTTGGTAGCGGTGTTTGTAGTTCTTGTGATCATGTAGAACCAGATTGTGATGGATTGAAAATACTCTCCAAGACCAGCTTCGTCTACAGAAAGGTTACCTATAATGTCAATGACTTTTTATACATTAGGCCTGATTTTTTCTCCCAAGATGAGGATCGTGCAACCTTCAAGGCTGGCAGAAACGTGGGCCTAAAGCCCTATGCAGTTTGCCATCTACTGGCCATCCACGAAGCAGCTGTATCTAAAAAACTTAATCCAGCATCAGCAAAAGTCAGTGCTAGAAGATTTTACAGACCAGATGACATTTCATCAGCCAAAGCTTATGCATCGGACATCAGAGAG GTCTACTATAGTGAAGATGTAGTTGATGTGCCTGTGGATATGATAGAGGGAAAATGCAAGGTCAGAAAGAAGGTTGATCTCTCAAATTCAGACCTTCCAGTGATGATTGAACATGTATTTTTCTGCGAACATTTGTATGATCGTGCCACTGGAGCTCTCAAGCAG TTGCCTCCAAATGTTATGTCCATGGTGCAAAAGACAACTGGTGCTTTGAGAAAGAACAAAGGAAAACAGATCTGTGAGAGTGATCAAGTAGATTCAGGTAAATGGGTGGATGTGCCCAAGGAGAACCGTCTAGCAACTCTTGACATTTTTGCTGGATGTGGAGGTTTATCAGAAGGACTGCAGCAAGCTG GTGTATCTTTTACAAAATGGGCAATTGAATATGAGGAGCCGGCTGTTGAAGCATTTCGCAAAAATCATCCAGAGGCTGTGGTGTTTGTAGATAACTGCAATGTGATTCTGAA GGCAATTATGGACAAATGTGGGGATACTGATGATTGCATTTCAACTTCTGATGCTGCTGAACAAGCAGCAAAACTTGGTGAAGAGAACATTAATAACCTTCCAGTCCCTGGTGAAGTAGAATTCATAAATGGTGGTCCTCCGTGTCag GGCTTTTCTGGGATGAATAGATTCAATCAAAGCCCATGGAGTAAAGTTCAGTGTGAGATGATTCTAGCATTTCTCTCATTCGCAGAATATTTCCGTCCCAAATTCTTTCTTTTAGAAAATGTCCGGAACTTTGTTTCTTTCAACAAAGGGCAGACCTTCCGACTAGCAGTTGCATCTCTTCTGGAGATGGGATACCAG GTTCGGTTTGGAATTCTAGAAGCAGGGGCTTTCGGTGTTGCTCAGTCCAGGAAAAGGGCATTCATTTGGGCTGCCGCACCTGGAGAGACTCTTCCTGATTGGCCAGAGCCGATGCATGTGTTTGCTAGTCCTGAGCTAAAAATAACACTGCCTGATGGCCAATACTATGCAGCTGCCAGAAGCACTGCCGGTGGGGCACCTTTCCGTGCGATAACTGTTAGAGATACAATCGGGGATCTGCCTGAAGTGGAAAATGGTGCCAGTAAACTCACACTTGAG TATGTTGGTGAGCCTGTCTCTTGGTTCCAGAAGAAGATTCGAGGGAACATGatcgccttgaatgatcacatATCCAAGGAGATGAATGAACTGAATCTGATAAGGTGCCAACACATTCCTAAGCGACCTGGTTGCGATTGGCATAACCTGCCAGATGAGAAG GTCAAGCTGTCAAGCGGGCAAATGGTGGACCTGATACCTTGGTGCCTGCCCAACACAGCCAAGAGGCACAATCAGTGGAAAGGCTTGTACGGGAGGCTGGATTGGGAGGGCAACTTCCCCACATCTGTAACAGATCCCCAGCCAATGGGCAAGGTCGGCATGTGCTTCCACCCTGACCAGGACAGGATCATCACCGTCCGTGAATGCGCTCGGTCTCAG GGCTTCCCTGACAGCTACCAGTTCGCGGGCAACATCCAGAGCAAGCACCGGCAGATTGGCAACGCCGTGCCGCCGCCTCTCGCCTACGCGCTCGGGAGGAAGCTGAAGGAGGCCGTCGACGCCAATTGCGACTCCGGCGAGACCGCATAG